A stretch of Spirosoma oryzicola DNA encodes these proteins:
- a CDS encoding glutamine synthetase beta-grasp domain-containing protein, giving the protein MVKSKLEYIWLDGYKPTQSLRSKTKIEGDFSGKLEDCPMWSFDGSSTEQAPGGSSDCLLKPVFICPDAQRKNGYLVMCEVLNADGTPHETNGRATIQDDDNDFWFGFEQEYFLWDESINKPVGFPAEGFPTRGQGPYYCSVGANNAYGRYIVEEHLDACLDAGLNVEGINAEVATGQWEFQIFAKGAKEAGDQIWVARYILERIGEKYGISINWHCKPLGDTDWNGSGMHANFSNSTLRTAGSKETYDRICEGFGKTPEIIKACIDVYGADNHLRLTGKHETQSIDQFSYGVSDRGASIRIPIATVERGWKGWLEDRRPNSAADPYKVAAVIIKTVKAADVVEA; this is encoded by the coding sequence ATGGTAAAGTCGAAGTTAGAGTACATTTGGCTCGACGGCTATAAGCCCACCCAAAGTCTGCGTTCTAAAACTAAAATCGAAGGCGATTTTTCGGGCAAACTGGAAGACTGCCCTATGTGGTCTTTTGACGGTTCTTCGACCGAACAGGCTCCTGGCGGCTCGTCGGACTGCCTGCTGAAACCTGTTTTTATCTGCCCTGATGCACAGCGTAAAAATGGTTACCTCGTTATGTGTGAAGTATTGAACGCAGACGGTACACCACACGAAACCAACGGTCGGGCAACGATTCAAGATGACGACAATGATTTCTGGTTTGGTTTTGAGCAGGAATATTTCCTGTGGGATGAATCCATCAATAAGCCAGTAGGATTCCCTGCCGAAGGTTTCCCAACCCGCGGACAAGGTCCATACTACTGCTCGGTAGGTGCTAATAACGCATATGGTCGTTACATCGTTGAAGAACACCTCGACGCTTGCCTTGATGCAGGTCTGAACGTAGAAGGTATCAACGCCGAAGTAGCAACGGGTCAGTGGGAATTCCAGATCTTTGCAAAAGGTGCTAAAGAAGCCGGTGACCAGATCTGGGTTGCTCGCTATATCCTGGAGCGGATCGGTGAAAAATACGGTATCTCGATTAACTGGCACTGCAAGCCCCTGGGCGACACCGACTGGAACGGTTCAGGTATGCACGCTAACTTCTCGAACTCGACGCTTCGCACCGCTGGTAGCAAAGAAACGTACGACAGAATTTGCGAAGGTTTCGGTAAAACACCGGAAATTATCAAAGCTTGCATCGACGTGTACGGCGCTGACAACCACCTGCGTCTGACCGGCAAGCACGAAACCCAGTCAATCGATCAGTTCTCGTACGGTGTTTCGGACCGGGGTGCTTCGATCCGTATCCCTATCGCAACGGTAGAACGCGGCTGGAAAGGCTGGCTCGAAGACCGTCGCCCGAACTCGGCGGCTGATCCATACAAAGTTGCCGCTGTTATCATCAAGACCGTGAAAGCGGCTGATGTCGTGGAAGCGTAA
- a CDS encoding phosphocholine-specific phospholipase C — protein sequence MDSRREFLKKAALLSSVAGLSEVLPASIQKAFAIDPQPGTTYLDAEHVVVLMQENRSFDHTYGTLQGVRGFNDPRAIDLPNKNKVWLQSNAANETYAPFRLNIKDTKATWMSSLPHSWENQVDARNGGRYDGWLEAKKSGNKEYAKMPLTLGYYNREDLPFYYALADAFTVCDQNFCSSLTGTTPNRLFFWTGTLRDPKDPQAMANVRNENVDYEAEVNWTTFPERLEDLGISWRIYQNEINISTGFQGEEDSWLANFSDNPIEWFSQHRVRFHPAYYAYIQQQEKIVPKRIEALEATLKTLPETDKEYARTKRELASKQHFLKLIQADLVNYTPEKFKQLSQRDKNLFEKAFTTNSNDPDYRTLSTLTYQDGATRRDVKVPKGDVLHQFRADVKNRKLPTVSWLVAPENFSDHPSAPWYGAWYISEVLDILTQNPDVWKKTIFILAYDENDGYFDHVPPFVPAHPDQPETGLTSKGIDTRTEFVTQEQESKRQNHGRTGPIGLGFRVPLVIASPWSRGGYVCSEVFDHTSTLQFLETFLSHKKGQKVEEPNIGAWRRTICGDLTSAFRPYQGEKIKLPTPVAKDAFIEHIHKAQFAPLPTGYQAFSPEEIRQINADPLAATQLTRQEKGVRPANALPYELYADGHTAGNRFVLTLAAKNDVFGKQAAGSPFQVYPIGTNDAAIRSYTVAPGDQLSDSWPLTEPYHLRVYGPNGFMREFKGGADNPPVALSCEYERDARNQFTGNVRVKLTNTDSQRAYSVQLVDNAYHAKAEQRTLEKAGTKGAQAVVILNLKNSHNWYDFSLNVSGFAAFDQRYAGRVETGKAGYSDPLMGQVNSV from the coding sequence ATGGATTCCAGACGAGAGTTTTTGAAAAAAGCCGCTTTGTTATCAAGTGTTGCGGGCTTATCAGAAGTGCTACCCGCTTCCATCCAGAAAGCATTTGCCATTGACCCGCAACCCGGCACAACGTATCTGGACGCTGAACACGTCGTGGTTCTGATGCAGGAGAATCGTTCGTTCGACCATACGTACGGAACGCTTCAGGGCGTCCGGGGCTTTAACGACCCCCGCGCCATTGACCTGCCAAACAAAAACAAAGTCTGGCTTCAGAGCAATGCCGCCAACGAAACCTACGCTCCCTTCCGGCTGAACATCAAGGATACCAAAGCAACCTGGATGAGTTCGTTACCGCACTCGTGGGAAAATCAGGTCGATGCCCGCAACGGCGGTCGGTATGATGGCTGGCTGGAAGCCAAAAAGTCGGGCAATAAGGAGTACGCCAAGATGCCGTTGACGCTGGGCTACTACAACCGCGAAGACCTTCCTTTCTACTACGCCCTGGCTGACGCCTTTACGGTTTGCGATCAGAATTTCTGCTCCTCGCTTACCGGTACAACACCAAATCGCTTATTTTTCTGGACGGGCACGCTTCGCGACCCCAAGGACCCGCAGGCTATGGCCAACGTCCGCAACGAAAACGTCGATTACGAAGCGGAAGTCAACTGGACGACCTTTCCCGAACGGCTTGAAGACCTCGGTATTTCCTGGCGCATTTATCAAAACGAGATCAATATATCGACGGGTTTTCAGGGTGAGGAAGATAGCTGGCTGGCTAATTTCAGCGATAACCCCATCGAGTGGTTTTCGCAGCACCGCGTTCGGTTTCATCCCGCCTACTACGCTTACATCCAGCAACAGGAAAAAATTGTCCCGAAACGCATTGAGGCCCTCGAAGCAACGCTTAAAACGCTACCGGAAACCGACAAGGAATACGCCCGAACGAAGCGCGAATTAGCCAGTAAGCAGCACTTTCTGAAACTTATTCAGGCGGATTTGGTCAACTACACCCCGGAGAAGTTTAAACAGCTTTCGCAGCGGGACAAAAATCTGTTCGAGAAAGCGTTTACGACGAACAGCAATGATCCGGATTACCGCACCCTGTCTACGCTTACGTATCAGGATGGAGCGACCAGGCGTGACGTAAAAGTACCAAAGGGTGATGTCCTGCACCAGTTTAGAGCAGACGTAAAAAACCGGAAACTACCAACCGTTTCGTGGCTCGTGGCTCCCGAGAATTTTTCCGATCACCCATCGGCCCCCTGGTACGGAGCCTGGTACATTTCGGAAGTGCTGGACATTCTGACGCAGAATCCCGACGTCTGGAAAAAAACAATTTTTATTCTGGCCTACGATGAAAACGACGGCTATTTTGATCACGTTCCGCCATTTGTTCCGGCTCATCCCGACCAGCCCGAAACAGGTCTGACCAGTAAAGGCATCGATACTCGAACCGAATTTGTTACCCAGGAGCAGGAAAGTAAGCGGCAAAATCACGGTCGAACCGGTCCGATTGGACTAGGCTTTCGGGTTCCGCTGGTGATCGCGTCGCCCTGGAGCCGGGGTGGCTATGTTTGCTCCGAAGTATTCGATCACACCTCGACGCTTCAGTTTCTGGAAACGTTTCTTAGTCATAAGAAAGGCCAGAAGGTTGAAGAGCCGAACATTGGTGCCTGGCGTCGCACCATTTGTGGCGATCTTACTTCGGCGTTCCGACCCTATCAGGGCGAAAAAATCAAACTCCCGACGCCCGTAGCGAAAGACGCTTTCATTGAACACATTCATAAAGCCCAGTTCGCCCCCTTGCCGACGGGTTATCAGGCATTCAGTCCTGAAGAAATCCGGCAGATCAACGCCGATCCGCTGGCGGCAACTCAGCTAACCCGACAAGAGAAAGGGGTTCGCCCCGCCAACGCGCTGCCCTACGAACTATATGCCGACGGGCACACAGCAGGCAACCGTTTCGTCCTGACGCTGGCGGCTAAAAACGACGTGTTTGGCAAACAGGCCGCCGGGTCGCCGTTTCAGGTTTACCCGATTGGCACCAACGATGCAGCGATCCGATCCTACACCGTTGCCCCCGGCGATCAGTTAAGCGACTCCTGGCCGCTCACGGAGCCCTATCACTTGCGCGTGTACGGTCCCAACGGTTTCATGCGTGAGTTCAAAGGAGGGGCTGACAATCCGCCCGTTGCTTTATCCTGCGAGTACGAACGAGACGCCCGGAATCAGTTTACCGGTAATGTGCGGGTTAAACTCACCAACACAGATTCGCAGCGCGCGTATTCGGTTCAACTCGTTGACAATGCCTACCACGCCAAGGCGGAGCAGCGTACACTGGAAAAGGCTGGAACGAAAGGAGCGCAGGCTGTTGTGATCCTGAATTTAAAGAATAGCCACAACTGGTATGATTTCAGTTTGAATGTATCTGGCTTCGCGGCTTTTGACCAACGGTACGCGGGCCGGGTCGAGACGGGCAAAGCAGGCTACAGCGATCCGCTGATGGGTCAGGTTAACTCAGTTTAG
- the eat gene encoding ethanolamine permease, with amino-acid sequence MTNEQPTLKKALRPIHLWAIGVGLVISGEYFGWNYGWGVAGTVGLLIATLLITLLYFTFIFSFTELTTSIPNAGGPFAYALKAFGPMGALVAGYATLIEFLFATPAIALALGSYVHFLYPSIPVIATSVSSYILFTLINLLGIKEAAWFSLIMTLLAIAELLLFIGVVAPDFKLDNFLHNPMPFGWSGVFAALPFAIWLYVCLEGVAMVAEEVKNEKNAIAKGYISALLTLTILALAVMICVGGIAEWEKLATLDYPLPESIGIVLGRDNPLTKLFASVGLFGLIASFHGIIISYSRQIFALARSGYLPTVLATVSARQQVPYWALLLGAFFGIAALCVLDTSKLVILSTIGAVVVYIVSMLALFKLRRSDPTLNRPFKAPFYPVFPAVALLLAGIALAAMIYFYSWLSLLFFVGLVVIAGLFYASGRYEKSKQEWRVDVP; translated from the coding sequence ATGACGAACGAACAACCCACCTTAAAGAAAGCCTTAAGACCGATTCACCTCTGGGCGATTGGCGTCGGATTGGTTATATCCGGGGAGTATTTTGGCTGGAATTACGGTTGGGGAGTTGCGGGTACGGTTGGGTTGCTGATTGCAACCCTGCTGATCACCTTACTTTATTTCACGTTTATTTTCAGTTTTACCGAGCTGACCACCTCTATTCCGAACGCAGGTGGGCCGTTTGCGTACGCGCTGAAAGCGTTCGGACCGATGGGGGCGCTGGTTGCCGGATACGCCACGCTGATTGAGTTTCTGTTCGCCACGCCCGCCATTGCACTTGCCCTCGGAAGCTATGTCCACTTTCTGTACCCGTCCATTCCGGTTATCGCAACGTCAGTGAGTTCATACATCCTGTTTACGCTGATCAACCTGCTCGGCATCAAGGAAGCAGCCTGGTTTTCGCTTATCATGACGTTGCTGGCGATTGCGGAACTCCTTTTGTTTATCGGTGTGGTTGCCCCCGATTTCAAATTGGACAACTTCCTGCACAATCCTATGCCTTTTGGCTGGTCAGGTGTTTTTGCGGCCCTTCCTTTTGCCATCTGGTTGTACGTATGTCTAGAAGGCGTCGCGATGGTCGCCGAAGAAGTCAAAAACGAAAAGAACGCCATTGCGAAAGGGTATATTTCGGCCCTGCTCACACTAACGATTCTGGCGCTGGCTGTGATGATTTGCGTCGGTGGTATTGCCGAATGGGAGAAACTAGCCACGCTCGACTATCCGCTACCTGAATCGATTGGGATTGTACTAGGACGCGACAACCCACTGACCAAGCTATTTGCCAGCGTCGGTCTGTTTGGTCTTATCGCTTCGTTTCACGGTATTATTATTAGTTACTCCAGGCAGATTTTTGCGCTGGCCCGTAGCGGCTATTTACCGACGGTTTTAGCAACCGTTAGCGCTCGTCAACAGGTACCGTATTGGGCGTTGCTATTGGGAGCCTTCTTTGGCATTGCGGCACTCTGTGTGCTCGATACCAGCAAACTCGTGATTCTGTCAACGATTGGGGCCGTGGTTGTGTACATAGTCAGTATGCTCGCCCTGTTTAAACTGCGCCGGAGCGATCCGACCCTCAACCGACCCTTCAAAGCGCCGTTTTATCCGGTCTTTCCGGCGGTGGCGCTGCTGCTGGCCGGTATCGCTTTGGCGGCCATGATTTATTTCTACAGTTGGCTGAGTCTGCTGTTTTTTGTCGGGCTAGTCGTCATTGCAGGCTTATTTTACGCTTCGGGTCGGTATGAGAAAAGCAAGCAGGAATGGCGCGTCGACGTGCCCTAA
- a CDS encoding ethanolamine ammonia-lyase subunit EutB — MLYHCTIRGFTYRFKNLTELLAKASPLRSGDTLAGLAAERYEERVAAQLTLADVPLPTFLNEAVIPYESDEVTRLILDTHDADTFSSISHFTVGDLRDWLLSDEADTTALRQLAPGLTPEMVSAVSKLMRNQDLILVAKKCEVVTRFRNTVGLRGHLSVRLQPNHPIDDARGIAASMIDGLLYGSGDAMIGINPATDSPAATARLLHMIDGIRERFSIPTQSCVLSHITTTLQLIEQQAPVDLVFQSIAGTEKANASFGVNLSLLQEAYEAGLSLKRGTLGQNLMYFETGQGSALSSGAHHGVDQQTCEVRAYAVARHFNPFLVNSVVGFIGPEYLFDGKQIIRAGLEDHFCGKLMGLPMGMDICYTNHAQADQDDMDTLLTLLGVAGISFIMGIPGADDIMLNYQSTSFHDALYLRRVLGLRPAPEFEEWLLRQNIMDALGNRLSTSAQKQFYTELIEG, encoded by the coding sequence ATGCTGTATCACTGCACGATCCGGGGCTTCACCTATCGGTTCAAGAACCTAACCGAACTGCTGGCTAAAGCAAGTCCGTTGCGTTCGGGCGATACGCTGGCGGGACTAGCGGCTGAACGTTACGAAGAACGGGTGGCTGCTCAGTTGACGCTGGCTGATGTACCGTTACCTACCTTTCTGAACGAGGCCGTAATTCCGTACGAGTCCGACGAGGTAACCCGGCTGATTTTGGATACGCATGATGCCGACACTTTTTCATCGATCAGTCATTTCACCGTCGGCGATCTGCGCGACTGGCTACTGAGCGACGAGGCCGATACGACGGCACTTCGTCAACTGGCCCCCGGCCTAACCCCTGAGATGGTTTCGGCGGTCTCGAAACTCATGCGGAATCAGGATTTGATCTTGGTAGCGAAGAAATGTGAAGTCGTCACCCGCTTTCGAAATACAGTCGGTTTACGAGGGCACTTATCTGTTCGGCTGCAACCCAATCACCCCATCGATGACGCCAGGGGCATAGCCGCCAGTATGATCGACGGCTTGCTCTACGGCAGCGGTGACGCTATGATCGGCATCAATCCGGCCACCGACAGTCCGGCGGCAACGGCCCGTTTGCTGCACATGATCGACGGTATTCGCGAGCGTTTTTCCATACCAACCCAAAGTTGCGTGCTGAGTCACATAACAACCACCCTGCAACTGATCGAGCAGCAAGCTCCTGTCGATTTGGTATTCCAATCGATTGCCGGTACCGAAAAAGCGAATGCCAGTTTTGGTGTAAATCTTTCCTTGTTGCAGGAAGCCTACGAAGCCGGGCTTTCATTGAAACGCGGCACACTTGGTCAAAACCTGATGTATTTCGAAACAGGTCAGGGTAGCGCGTTGTCGTCGGGTGCGCATCACGGCGTCGATCAGCAAACCTGCGAAGTACGCGCCTATGCCGTCGCCCGCCATTTCAACCCGTTTCTAGTTAACTCGGTCGTTGGCTTTATCGGTCCGGAATATTTGTTCGACGGAAAGCAGATCATCCGGGCAGGACTTGAAGATCATTTCTGCGGCAAACTCATGGGCTTACCAATGGGCATGGATATTTGCTACACTAATCACGCGCAGGCTGACCAGGACGATATGGACACGCTCCTGACCCTGCTTGGCGTAGCCGGTATCAGCTTCATCATGGGCATTCCGGGTGCCGACGATATCATGCTCAACTACCAATCTACTTCGTTTCATGATGCGCTGTACCTGCGCCGGGTACTCGGACTGCGACCAGCGCCCGAATTTGAAGAATGGCTGCTTCGGCAAAACATTATGGATGCGCTGGGAAACCGCTTATCGACGAGCGCTCAGAAACAGTTCTACACGGAGTTGATCGAAGGATGA
- the eutC gene encoding ethanolamine ammonia-lyase subunit EutC: MNEPKKLPDQTDEWQRLKAYTTARIALGRTGISIPLRESLQFKLAHAHAKDAVYSGLAISGLQDALQDLNVPICPVHSRAENRDIYLQRPDLGRLLCDESAQLLQNLNAPPADVCLIIADGLSASAVNTYAPPVVNMLVETARQAGYTLAPIVLVEQGRVAISDVIGHLLGSRLAIILIGERPGLSSFDSMGAYLTYAPQPGLTDERRNCLSNIRDQGLPPALAVSKLMWLIDSAFRLQLTGIALKDTDGSEADRLPIG, translated from the coding sequence ATGAACGAACCAAAAAAACTACCTGACCAAACCGATGAGTGGCAGCGCCTGAAAGCCTACACAACGGCTCGTATTGCACTGGGCAGGACGGGTATATCCATCCCGCTCCGCGAATCCTTACAGTTTAAACTTGCTCATGCTCACGCCAAGGATGCGGTCTATTCCGGGTTAGCTATCAGCGGCTTACAAGATGCGCTACAAGACCTGAACGTACCCATTTGCCCTGTTCACAGCCGGGCCGAAAACCGCGATATTTACCTGCAACGGCCTGACCTCGGACGACTCTTATGCGACGAATCGGCTCAACTGCTTCAAAACCTGAACGCCCCGCCCGCTGATGTATGCCTAATTATTGCCGATGGGCTGTCGGCCAGCGCGGTGAATACCTACGCTCCGCCGGTTGTCAACATGCTGGTCGAAACGGCCCGGCAGGCTGGCTACACCCTCGCTCCTATCGTGCTGGTCGAACAAGGCCGCGTCGCTATTTCGGACGTCATCGGCCACCTGCTTGGCTCTCGCCTGGCGATCATCCTGATTGGTGAACGACCGGGCCTAAGTTCATTCGATAGTATGGGCGCTTATCTGACCTACGCGCCCCAACCGGGTCTTACGGATGAACGCCGGAACTGTCTTTCCAATATCCGCGATCAGGGATTACCGCCCGCCCTGGCTGTCAGTAAACTGATGTGGCTGATTGATTCGGCTTTTCGGCTGCAACTCACGGGTATAGCGCTGAAAGATACTGACGGTTCGGAAGCCGACCGTTTACCAATCGGGTGA
- the mtaB gene encoding tRNA (N(6)-L-threonylcarbamoyladenosine(37)-C(2))-methylthiotransferase MtaB yields the protein MKKVAFYTLGCKLNFSETSTLARLMEQQGYERVEFNQQPDIFIINTCSVTDNADKKCRKIVREAQKINPDGYVAILGCYAQLKPKEISEIPGVDAVLGAAEKFRLHELMPTFEKVPTGQPAQVFNSPIEEAIDYHASYSLNDRTRTFLKVQDGCDYPCAYCTIPLARGKSRSDTVANVVKAAREIADRGVKEIVLTGVNIGDFGLVNGERQETFFELVKALDDAKGIERFRISSIEPNLLTDEIIAFVAQSKRFVPHFHVPLQSGSNRVLGLMRRRYKRELYADRVQKIKELMPHACIGVDVIVGHPGETEEAFKETYLFLNELPVSYLHVFTYSERPNTTALSIKPVVPGHVRAERSKMLHILSEKKRRAFYDSQVGRDATVLFEEDIADGMMQGFTENYVRVVAKYDPLLINETLPVHLTTVNADGLMEVAEVTYA from the coding sequence GTGAAAAAAGTCGCCTTTTATACACTTGGCTGTAAGCTGAATTTCTCCGAAACCTCGACCCTTGCCCGTTTGATGGAGCAGCAGGGTTACGAACGGGTGGAGTTTAACCAACAGCCGGATATCTTTATCATCAACACGTGCTCTGTGACAGACAATGCCGACAAGAAATGTCGGAAGATTGTCCGCGAAGCGCAAAAGATCAACCCCGACGGCTACGTGGCTATTCTGGGATGCTACGCTCAATTGAAGCCGAAAGAAATTTCGGAGATTCCGGGTGTAGATGCGGTGTTGGGAGCCGCCGAAAAATTCCGATTGCACGAACTGATGCCGACGTTCGAGAAAGTACCGACCGGTCAGCCTGCGCAGGTATTTAACTCGCCCATCGAAGAAGCCATCGACTACCACGCATCGTATTCGCTCAACGACCGGACTCGTACGTTTCTGAAAGTACAGGACGGTTGTGATTACCCCTGCGCCTACTGTACCATTCCACTGGCACGGGGCAAAAGCCGCTCTGACACGGTAGCGAACGTGGTAAAAGCCGCCCGCGAAATAGCCGATAGAGGGGTAAAGGAAATTGTGCTAACGGGTGTAAATATTGGCGATTTTGGGTTAGTCAACGGTGAGCGGCAGGAAACGTTTTTCGAACTGGTTAAAGCCCTGGATGATGCGAAAGGCATCGAGCGCTTTCGTATTTCGAGTATTGAGCCAAACCTGCTGACCGACGAAATCATTGCCTTTGTTGCTCAGTCGAAGCGGTTCGTCCCCCATTTTCACGTACCGCTGCAATCGGGCAGTAATCGCGTACTAGGCTTAATGCGCCGTCGCTACAAACGCGAGTTGTATGCCGACCGGGTACAGAAAATTAAGGAGTTGATGCCCCATGCCTGCATCGGTGTCGATGTAATCGTGGGCCACCCCGGCGAAACCGAGGAAGCGTTCAAAGAAACGTATCTGTTTCTGAACGAACTGCCAGTATCGTACCTGCACGTGTTTACCTATTCCGAACGGCCCAACACAACCGCCCTTTCGATCAAGCCTGTGGTTCCGGGTCACGTTCGGGCCGAGCGGTCGAAGATGCTGCACATTCTATCGGAAAAGAAACGGCGGGCGTTTTACGATTCGCAGGTGGGTCGTGACGCGACTGTGTTATTCGAAGAAGACATAGCCGACGGTATGATGCAGGGGTTCACCGAAAACTACGTTCGTGTTGTGGCTAAATACGATCCGCTGCTTATCAACGAAACGCTACCCGTTCACCTCACCACCGTTAACGCCGATGGTCTGATGGAAGTCGCCGAAGTAACGTACGCATGA
- a CDS encoding VOC family protein, with amino-acid sequence MNQRIAHLTLVVNDYDEAIDFYTHKLNFDLIEDTALSETKRWVLVAPKGTAGCCLLLAKADSEEQKSRVGNQTGGRVFLFLYTDNFWHDYTAMQQAGINFLRPPVEQPYGTVAVFEDLYGNQWDLLEPKNID; translated from the coding sequence ATGAACCAGCGAATAGCGCATTTGACGCTCGTGGTCAATGACTACGACGAAGCCATTGACTTTTACACGCACAAGCTCAACTTTGATCTAATCGAAGATACCGCTCTGAGCGAAACGAAACGATGGGTTCTGGTGGCTCCCAAAGGAACTGCTGGCTGTTGTTTGCTACTGGCAAAGGCCGACAGTGAGGAGCAGAAAAGCCGTGTTGGCAATCAGACGGGGGGCCGCGTGTTTCTTTTCCTGTACACGGACAACTTCTGGCACGACTATACCGCGATGCAACAAGCGGGTATTAACTTCTTGAGACCACCCGTCGAGCAACCCTACGGTACGGTTGCCGTTTTCGAAGATTTATACGGCAATCAGTGGGACTTACTGGAACCAAAGAATATAGATTAA
- a CDS encoding gluconate 2-dehydrogenase subunit 3 family protein has product MKRRDTLKAFSLAGFGLAVSPVEAAVPAPPDVKPLKIPGGRQKFEAERDAKLNAEKFFTPHELQTVTVLSDIIIPADERSGSASQAGVPAFIEFMMKDQPNNQTPMRGGIRWLDNTCVKRYGKQFVLCTKAQQIDLVEQIAYPKQVKPDMTQGAAFFSMMRNLTATGFYTSQMGIKDIGYVGNVPNQWDGVPDEVLKQYGLAYEERELTQGK; this is encoded by the coding sequence ATGAAACGCAGAGACACCCTTAAAGCCTTTTCTCTTGCCGGATTCGGTCTGGCAGTTTCGCCCGTGGAAGCCGCTGTGCCCGCTCCACCGGACGTTAAACCACTTAAGATTCCGGGTGGCCGGCAGAAATTTGAAGCGGAACGCGATGCGAAGCTGAACGCCGAAAAATTCTTTACGCCCCACGAACTACAGACGGTGACGGTGTTGTCCGATATCATCATTCCTGCCGATGAGCGGTCGGGAAGTGCGTCGCAGGCGGGCGTACCCGCTTTCATCGAATTTATGATGAAAGATCAGCCGAATAACCAGACCCCCATGCGTGGTGGTATTCGCTGGCTGGACAATACCTGCGTCAAACGGTACGGCAAACAGTTTGTGTTGTGTACCAAAGCGCAGCAGATTGACCTCGTGGAGCAAATTGCTTACCCGAAGCAGGTGAAGCCGGACATGACGCAGGGTGCTGCCTTTTTCTCGATGATGCGTAACCTGACGGCAACGGGTTTTTACACCAGCCAGATGGGCATCAAGGATATCGGTTACGTGGGTAACGTCCCAAACCAGTGGGATGGCGTTCCTGACGAGGTGCTGAAACAGTATGGCCTTGCCTACGAAGAGCGCGAGTTGACGCAGGGCAAATAA